The following are encoded together in the Eptesicus fuscus isolate TK198812 chromosome 16, DD_ASM_mEF_20220401, whole genome shotgun sequence genome:
- the PROM2 gene encoding prominin-2 produces the protein MAPLLGLGLGLMLALSLPGARAMDCESLGPATRLTFTRAARERWLAPRVRAPGPLDHLYGTVRRFLSTVQLNPFPAELVRNVLNEPASVKVDEVVRYEAGYVVCAVIAGLYLLVVPTAGLCFCCCRGHQRCGGPVKTEYKEMACERGTLMTFLLLTTLVLLIGVVCAFVTNQRVHEHMGPSVEAVPETLLSLRSLVSDVPQELQAVAQQFSVPQNRVLKDLDGVAASIGSAIHTQLRSTVYGMLASLLSLGQALQVSVDHLRALNATLLELREGQRDLDQAISVHRERLRDLLQEPSCQGCQETLSQVHGLELGADFSQVPHVDDVLHRLEGVPEANFSSMVQEENSTFNALPLLAPLQLADVVKELKKAVAQQPRGLKTLAKAFPNWEAASRWSQALEKVENSSRLYLKEVQRYEKYRWIVGYILCSVVLLVVVCNLVGLNLGIWGLSAQRDRSHLEAKGRAGARVLMVGANLSFLFAAPLILLVFSTFLVGGNVQTLVCRSWESGELYEFVDTPGNLPSSMNLSHLLGLKKNISILLAYQQCRKAAPLWRVLQLNDSYDLETYLDLSQYSAKLEQELQNFKVDMESLDLLSPAGLRDLKALQSSGLSNIHYPGFLIQIEKPVVNTSVEKLAHDLEILSHSQGNSVLGKQLQEEAQGLRTLYQEKVLPQQSLVAKLNISVRTLAFSAPNLQRETSGALDRVTHLKGELPAWATRILRNESECFLTREMGYFSQYVAWVREEVTQHIATCQPLSGALDNGRVILCDMMADPWNAFWFCLAWCTFFLVPSIIFAIKTSKYFHPIWKRLSSSSSEETQLFHIPRVTSLKL, from the exons ATGGCGCCtcttctgggcctgggcctgggcctgatgCTGGCCCTGAGCCTGCCGGGGGCGCGGGCCATGGACTGTGAGTCCCTTGGCCCGGCTACGCGCCTGACCTTCACGCGGGCAGCCAGGGAACGGTGGCTGGCCCCTCGTGTGCGCGCTCCCGGGCCCCTGGACCATCTCTATGGCACCGTGCGTCGCTTCCTCTCCACTGTGCAGCTCAACCCCTTCCCTGCCG AGCTGGTGAGGAACGTGCTGAATGAGCCGGCCTCCGTGAAGGTGGATGAG GTGGTGCGGTACGAGGCTGGCTACGTGGTGTGCGCTGTCATCGCGGGCCTCTACCTCCTGGTGGTGCCCACTGCCGGGCTCTGTTTCTGTTGCTGCCGTGGCCACCAGCGCTGTGGGGGCCCAGTGAAGACGGAGTACAAGGAGATGGCCTGTGAGCGCGGCACCCTCATGACCTTCCTGCTGCTGACCACCCTCGTGCTGCT GATTGGTGTCGTCTGTGCCTTTGTCACCAACCAGCGTGTGCATGAGCACATGGGCCCCAGTGTCGAGGCCGTGCCCGAGACGCTGCTCAGCCTCCGGAGCCTGGTCTCTGATGTCCCCCAG GAGCTGCAGGCTGTGGCACAGCAGTTCTCCGTGCCCCAGAATCGCGTCTTGAAGGACCTGGATG GTGTTGCCGCGAGCATCGGGAGCGCGATCCACACCCAGCTCAGGAGCACGGTGTATGGGATGCTGGCCTCACTGCTCAGCCTGGGCCAGG ccctgCAGGTCTCCGTGGACCACCTCCGAGCCCTGAATGccaccctcctggagctgcgggagGGGCAGCGGGACCTGGATCAGGCTATTTCGGTGCACCGAGAGCGCCTCCGTGACCTGCTGCAGGAGCCCAGCTGCCAGGGCTGCCAGGAGACCCTGAGCCAGGTCCatggcctggagctgggagctgaCTTCAGCCAG GTCCCCCATGTGGACGACGTCCTACATCGCCTGGAGGGGGTCCCGGAGGCCAACTTCTCCAGCATGGTCCAGGAG GAGAACAGCACCTTTAACGCCCTCCCACTCCTGGCTCCCTTGCAGTTGGCCGATGTGGTCAAAG AGCTGAAGAAGGCAGTGGCCCAGCAGCCTAGAGGGCTGAAGACACTGGCCAAAGCGTTCCCAAACTGGGAGGCAGCCTCTCGCTGGAGCCAGGCACTGGAGAAGGTGGAAAACAGTAGCCGCCTCTACCTGAAGGAGGTGCAGAGATACGAGAAATACAG GTGGATTGTGGGCTACATTCTGTGCTCTGTGGTCCTGCTTGTGGTGGTCTGTAACCTCGTGGGCCTCAACCTGGGCATCTGGGGGCTGTCTGCCCAGCGGGACCGCAGCCACTTGGAGGccaagggcagggctggagccCGCGTCCTCATGGT TGGGGCcaacctcagcttcctcttcgCTGCACCCCTCATCCTCCTCGTCTTCTCCACCTTCCTGGTGGGCGGCAACGTGCAGACGCTGGTGTGTCGGAGCTGGGAGAGCGGGGAGCTCTACGAG TTTGTTGACACACCGGGGAACTTGCCCTCGTCCATGAACTTGTCCCACCTTCTTGGTCTGAAGAAGAACATCAGTATCCTCCTGGCCTATCA GCAGTGCAGGAAAGCGGCTCCACTCTGGAGGGTCCTGCAGCTCAATGACTCCTATGACCTGGAGACGTACCTGGATCTGAGCCAG TACTCGGCCAAGCTGGAGCAGGAGTTGCAGAACTTCAAAGTGGACATGGAGAGTCTGGACCTGCTGAGTCCAGCTGGCCTTCGGGACCTGAAGGCCCTGCAGAGCAGTGGGCTTAGTAACATCCACTACCCTGGCTTCCTCATCCAG ATCGAGAAGCCCGTGGTGAACACCAGTGTGGAGAAGCTGGCCCACGATCTGGAAATTCTGTCCCACTCTCAG GGCAATTCTGTGCTGGGGAAGCAACTGCAGGAGGAGGCCCAAGGGCTCAGAACCCTCTACCAGGAGAAGGTCCTCCCCCAGCAGAGCCTTGTG GCCAAGCTCAACATCAGTGTCAGGACTCTGGCATTCTCAGCACCAAACCTCCAG CGGGAGACCTCAGGTGCCCTGGACAGGGTCACCCACCTGAAAGGAGAGCTGCCGGCCTGGGCCACCCGTATCCTGAGGAAC GAAAGCGAGTGCTTCCTGACCCGGGAGATGGGCTACTTCTCCCAGTACGTGGCCTGGGTGAGAGAGGAG GTGACTCAGCACATCGCCACCTGCCAGCCCCTCTCTGGAGCCCTGGACAATGGCCGCGTGATCCTGTGTGACATGATGGCTGACCCCTGG AACGCCTTCTGGTTCTGCCTGGCGTGGTGCACCTTCTTCCTGGTCCCCAGCATCATCTTTGCTATCAAGACCTCCAAGTACTTCCATCCCATCTGGAAACGCCTCAG CTCCAGCAGCTCCGAGGAGACTCAGCTCTTCCACATCCCCCGGGTCACCTCCCTGAAGCTGTAG